From a single Clostridia bacterium genomic region:
- a CDS encoding NAD(P)-binding protein: MKVAILGAGLSGLSCAKYLEDNNIEPVIFEKRERVGERFPNMESVMQLVHRPMKDPVIYINKKYNINLMPTGLVHTIEIYSPNHKATFTGYNLGYTSIRGHDDRSWECQLARQIKAKIHFNSTVTWQELEEDFDWVIIATGDPTISRELKVWRTDIEAFLKGCIVKGKFDLGVSKIWLNTKLSKNCMVYFAPFDANEASYCTVAIPSSPEELDTLWSRTIEELKFEPIPKTEFKYEEYKMGRVSTRRIGKKLLIGAAGGFVLPFMGFGQIPSILSGVYAAESIITGKDYNKLTSWFDKQYADELILRKYVDNMDNKGLDRLVSFLSLPMVSKLAANTNLPVLGIAAKAIRSRNLIKRPIAQKTKI; the protein is encoded by the coding sequence ATGAAAGTTGCAATATTAGGAGCAGGACTATCAGGGCTGTCATGTGCGAAATATCTTGAGGATAATAATATAGAACCAGTAATTTTTGAAAAACGTGAAAGAGTCGGTGAGCGCTTTCCCAATATGGAATCAGTTATGCAATTAGTACATAGGCCGATGAAAGACCCGGTTATCTATATAAATAAAAAGTATAACATTAATCTGATGCCAACAGGATTAGTACATACAATAGAAATATATTCTCCTAATCATAAAGCAACTTTTACAGGTTACAACTTAGGATATACATCAATACGCGGCCATGATGACCGCTCTTGGGAATGTCAGTTGGCCAGGCAAATTAAAGCAAAGATTCATTTTAATTCTACGGTCACTTGGCAGGAGCTTGAAGAGGATTTTGACTGGGTTATAATTGCTACAGGAGATCCCACTATATCAAGAGAACTTAAGGTATGGAGGACAGATATCGAAGCATTTTTGAAGGGCTGTATCGTCAAGGGCAAATTCGACCTGGGTGTTTCAAAAATCTGGTTGAATACTAAATTAAGCAAAAATTGCATGGTGTATTTTGCACCCTTTGATGCAAATGAAGCCAGCTATTGTACAGTAGCAATTCCCTCTTCGCCAGAGGAACTGGATACCCTTTGGTCAAGAACAATAGAAGAACTGAAGTTTGAACCTATACCCAAGACTGAATTTAAGTATGAAGAATATAAAATGGGAAGGGTCTCGACCAGACGAATAGGAAAGAAACTACTTATTGGTGCAGCAGGAGGGTTTGTTTTACCTTTTATGGGGTTTGGTCAAATTCCATCAATATTAAGTGGTGTATATGCTGCTGAGTCAATAATTACAGGCAAAGACTACAATAAATTGACTTCATGGTTTGATAAACAATATGCAGATGAATTAATACTAAGAAAATATGTAGACAACATGGATAACAAAGGATTAGATAGATTGGTTTCTTTTCTTAGTCTACCAATGGTTAGCAAACTTGCAGCCAATACCAATTTACCCGTTTTAGGCATAGCAGCAAAAGCCATTCGCTCTAGGAATCTTATAAAAAGACCCATAGCGCAAAAGACTAAAATATGA